A genome region from Strigops habroptila isolate Jane chromosome 12, bStrHab1.2.pri, whole genome shotgun sequence includes the following:
- the ANXA6 gene encoding annexin A6 isoform X1, which yields MAPKGKVYRGSVKEFPGFDASQDAEALYNAMKGFGSDKEAILDLITSRNNKQRVEICQAYKSQYGKDLIADLKYELTGKFERLIVSLMRPPPYSDAKEIKDAIAGVGTDEKCLIEILASRTNQEIHDLVAAYKDAYERDLEADIVGDTSGHFKKMLVVLLQGAREEDDVVSEDLVEQDAKDLLEAGELKWGTDEAQFIYILGRRSKQHLRLVFDEYLKISGKPIERSIRGELSGDFEKLMLAVVKCIRSTAEYFAERLYKAMKGLGTRDNTLIRIMVSRSEIDMLDIREVFRTKYEKSLYNMIKEDTSGEYKKALLKLCGGDDDAAGEFFPEAAQVAYRMWELSAVAKVELRGTVQPAGSFYDDGDAQVLRKAMKGLGTDEGAIIEVLTQRSNAQRQQILKAYKAHYGRDLMADLKSELSGSLAKLILGLMLTPAQYDAKQLKKAVEGAGTDESVLIEIMATRNNQEIKAINEAYQEAYNKQLEDDLSSDTSGHFKRILVSLALGNRDEGPENVTQAHEDAKVVAETLKLADVSSNDSSDSLETRFLSILCTRSYPHLRRVFQEFIKLTNHDVEHAIRKRMSGDVRDAFLAIVRSVKNKPAFFADKLYKSMKGAGTDERTLTRIMISRSEIDLLNIRGEFIDLFDKSLHHMIEKDTSGDYCKALLALCGGED from the exons ATGGCACCTAAAGGAAAG GTCTACAGGGGGTCAGTGAAGGAATTCCCGGGCTTTGATGCCAGCCAGGATGCAGAGGCCTTGTACAATGCCATGAAGGGATTTG GCAGTGACAAGGAGGCCATCCTTGACCTCATCACATCCAGAAACAACAAGCAGCGAGTGGAGATCTGCCAAGCCTACAAGTCCCAGTATGGGAAG GACCTCATCGCAGACCTCAAGTACGAGCTGACGGGCAAGTTTGAGCGGCTGATCGTGAGCCTGATGCGGCCCCCGCCTTACAGTGATGCCAAAGAGATCAAAGATGCCATCGCG GGCGTTGGCACGGATGAGAAGTGCCTTATTGAGATCCTCGCCTCCCGCACCAACCAGGAGATCCATGACCTGGTGGCTGCCTACAAAGATG CCTATGAGAGAGACCTGGAGGCTGACATTGTTGGAGACACTTCAGGCCACTTCAAGAAGATGCTCGTCGTTCTGCTTCAG GGTGCCAGGGAGGAGGATGATGTGGTGAGCGAGGACCTGGTGGAGCAGGATGCCAAG GACCTGCTGGAAGCTGGTGAGCTGAAATGGGGCACAGACGAGGCCCAGTTCATCTACATCCTTGGCCGGCGAAGCAAGCAGCACCTCCGCCTGG TGTTTGATGAGTACCTGAAGATTTCAGGGAAGCCAATTGAGAGGAGCATCCGGGGAGAGCTCTCTGGTGACTTTGAGAAGCTGATGCTGGCTGTGG TGAAGTGCATCAGAAGCACAGCAGAGTATTTTGCTGAAAGGCTCTACAAGGCCATGAAG GGGCTGGGCACAAGAGACAACACACTGATCCGCATCATGGTGTCCCGCAGCGAGATCGACATGCTGGACATCCGGGAGGTGTTCAGGACCAAGTATGAGAAATCTCTCTACAACATGATAAAG GAGGACACCTCCGGGGAGTACAAGAAGGCGCTGCTGAAGCTGTGTGGAGGGGACGATGA TGCCGCAGGTGAGTTCTTCCCCGAGGCGGCGCAGGTGGCCTATCGGATGTGGGAGCTTAGTGCGGTGGCCAAAGTAGAG CTGCGAGGAACCGTGCAGCCCGCAGGAAGCTTCTATGATGACGGGGATGCTCAAGTGCTGAGGAAGGCGATGAAGGGCCTGG GCACAGACGAAGGGGCCATCATCGAGGTGTTGACGCAAAGGAGCAAtgcccagaggcagcagatcCTAAAGGCTTACAAGGCTCACTATGGCAGG GACCTGATGGCGGACCTGAAGTCTGAGCTGTCGGGCAGCTTGGCCAAGCTGATCCTGGGGCTCATGCTCACACCAGCGCAGTACGATGCCAAGCAGCTGAAGAAGGCTGTGGAG GGGGCTGGCACAGATGAGAGTGTCCTCATTGAAATCATGGCCACGCGGAACAACCAGGAGATCAAGGCTATCAACGAGGCCTACCAGGAAG CGTACAACAAGCAACTGGAAGACGACCTGAGCTCTGACACGTCCGGGCACTTCAAGAGGATTCTTGTCTCCCTGGCTCTG GGCAACCGCGATGAAGGACCAGAGAACGTCACGCAGGCACATGAAGATGCCAAG GTCGTTGCTGAGACCCTG AAACTTGCTGACGTGTCCAGCAATGACTCCAGCGACTCCCTGGAGACCCGCTTCCTCAGCATCCTCTGCACCCGCAGCTACCCCCATCTCCGCAGAG TGTTTCAGGAGTTCATCAAACTGACCAACCATGACGTGGAGCACGCCATCAGGAAGCGGATGTCGGGAGACGTGAGGGACGCCTTCCTGGCCATCG TGCGGAGTGTGAAGAACAAGCCGGCCTTCTTCGCTGACAAGCTCTACAAGTCCATGAAG
- the ANXA6 gene encoding annexin A6 isoform X2, producing MAPKGKVYRGSVKEFPGFDASQDAEALYNAMKGFGSDKEAILDLITSRNNKQRVEICQAYKSQYGKDLIADLKYELTGKFERLIVSLMRPPPYSDAKEIKDAIAGVGTDEKCLIEILASRTNQEIHDLVAAYKDAYERDLEADIVGDTSGHFKKMLVVLLQGAREEDDVVSEDLVEQDAKDLLEAGELKWGTDEAQFIYILGRRSKQHLRLVFDEYLKISGKPIERSIRGELSGDFEKLMLAVVKCIRSTAEYFAERLYKAMKGLGTRDNTLIRIMVSRSEIDMLDIREVFRTKYEKSLYNMIKEDTSGEYKKALLKLCGGDDDAAGEFFPEAAQVAYRMWELSAVAKVELRGTVQPAGSFYDDGDAQVLRKAMKGLGTDEGAIIEVLTQRSNAQRQQILKAYKAHYGRDLMADLKSELSGSLAKLILGLMLTPAQYDAKQLKKAVEGAGTDESVLIEIMATRNNQEIKAINEAYQEAYNKQLEDDLSSDTSGHFKRILVSLALGNRDEGPENVTQAHEDAKKLADVSSNDSSDSLETRFLSILCTRSYPHLRRVFQEFIKLTNHDVEHAIRKRMSGDVRDAFLAIVRSVKNKPAFFADKLYKSMKGAGTDERTLTRIMISRSEIDLLNIRGEFIDLFDKSLHHMIEKDTSGDYCKALLALCGGED from the exons ATGGCACCTAAAGGAAAG GTCTACAGGGGGTCAGTGAAGGAATTCCCGGGCTTTGATGCCAGCCAGGATGCAGAGGCCTTGTACAATGCCATGAAGGGATTTG GCAGTGACAAGGAGGCCATCCTTGACCTCATCACATCCAGAAACAACAAGCAGCGAGTGGAGATCTGCCAAGCCTACAAGTCCCAGTATGGGAAG GACCTCATCGCAGACCTCAAGTACGAGCTGACGGGCAAGTTTGAGCGGCTGATCGTGAGCCTGATGCGGCCCCCGCCTTACAGTGATGCCAAAGAGATCAAAGATGCCATCGCG GGCGTTGGCACGGATGAGAAGTGCCTTATTGAGATCCTCGCCTCCCGCACCAACCAGGAGATCCATGACCTGGTGGCTGCCTACAAAGATG CCTATGAGAGAGACCTGGAGGCTGACATTGTTGGAGACACTTCAGGCCACTTCAAGAAGATGCTCGTCGTTCTGCTTCAG GGTGCCAGGGAGGAGGATGATGTGGTGAGCGAGGACCTGGTGGAGCAGGATGCCAAG GACCTGCTGGAAGCTGGTGAGCTGAAATGGGGCACAGACGAGGCCCAGTTCATCTACATCCTTGGCCGGCGAAGCAAGCAGCACCTCCGCCTGG TGTTTGATGAGTACCTGAAGATTTCAGGGAAGCCAATTGAGAGGAGCATCCGGGGAGAGCTCTCTGGTGACTTTGAGAAGCTGATGCTGGCTGTGG TGAAGTGCATCAGAAGCACAGCAGAGTATTTTGCTGAAAGGCTCTACAAGGCCATGAAG GGGCTGGGCACAAGAGACAACACACTGATCCGCATCATGGTGTCCCGCAGCGAGATCGACATGCTGGACATCCGGGAGGTGTTCAGGACCAAGTATGAGAAATCTCTCTACAACATGATAAAG GAGGACACCTCCGGGGAGTACAAGAAGGCGCTGCTGAAGCTGTGTGGAGGGGACGATGA TGCCGCAGGTGAGTTCTTCCCCGAGGCGGCGCAGGTGGCCTATCGGATGTGGGAGCTTAGTGCGGTGGCCAAAGTAGAG CTGCGAGGAACCGTGCAGCCCGCAGGAAGCTTCTATGATGACGGGGATGCTCAAGTGCTGAGGAAGGCGATGAAGGGCCTGG GCACAGACGAAGGGGCCATCATCGAGGTGTTGACGCAAAGGAGCAAtgcccagaggcagcagatcCTAAAGGCTTACAAGGCTCACTATGGCAGG GACCTGATGGCGGACCTGAAGTCTGAGCTGTCGGGCAGCTTGGCCAAGCTGATCCTGGGGCTCATGCTCACACCAGCGCAGTACGATGCCAAGCAGCTGAAGAAGGCTGTGGAG GGGGCTGGCACAGATGAGAGTGTCCTCATTGAAATCATGGCCACGCGGAACAACCAGGAGATCAAGGCTATCAACGAGGCCTACCAGGAAG CGTACAACAAGCAACTGGAAGACGACCTGAGCTCTGACACGTCCGGGCACTTCAAGAGGATTCTTGTCTCCCTGGCTCTG GGCAACCGCGATGAAGGACCAGAGAACGTCACGCAGGCACATGAAGATGCCAAG AAACTTGCTGACGTGTCCAGCAATGACTCCAGCGACTCCCTGGAGACCCGCTTCCTCAGCATCCTCTGCACCCGCAGCTACCCCCATCTCCGCAGAG TGTTTCAGGAGTTCATCAAACTGACCAACCATGACGTGGAGCACGCCATCAGGAAGCGGATGTCGGGAGACGTGAGGGACGCCTTCCTGGCCATCG TGCGGAGTGTGAAGAACAAGCCGGCCTTCTTCGCTGACAAGCTCTACAAGTCCATGAAG